CAGACGCCGCCGAGAATGGAAGCTTTAGAAGCACCGGTGATTGATTGTAATTCGACAGGTTTTTTGTTCAATCTTTGATCGGCTAGCCAAGCCATCATCATGGCTTCTATGGCGTGCGGGTTGACGCCATAATCAAAAGCAGTCTGTACTTCAACGTTCAAAGCAGTCTGTAATCTGCTTTTTAAAGTGCTGTTCTCAGCGCCTCCACCCGATAAGATTACTTTTTCAACATCAAAGCCACGTATTGCATTCGCAAGCGTTTCAACCGTTAGTTGGTTGAGCGTTGATATTAGAACCTCGGTTGACAGGTGTTTGGTGTCGAATTGGTTTAGCCAATTCAGATTGAATAAATCTCTTCCTGTGCTTTTAGGAAAGGCTTTTGCAAAGTAAGGCTCTGCCAGCATTTTCATTAGCAGCGTTTGGTCGGGGTTGTGAGAGGCAGCAATAGCACCGTTTGCATCATAATTTATGCCCAGATGCCGTTGGCAAATTTCATCCATTAAACCGTTTGCAGGGCCTGTGTCCGCGCCAATGACATTCCCGTTTTCCGACAGTAAAGAGACATTGGCGATGCCGCCTAGGTTGATAATAGCCAAGCGTTCATTGTTTTCTTGGAATAGTGTTTTGTGGAATGCCGGTGCCAGCGGGGCACCCTGACCGCCATTGGCCATGTCGTCAATGCGAAAGTCGGCCACAGTTTTGATGCCGGTTTGTTTGGCGATAAAGGCCGGGTGACCGATTTGTATTGACATTGAAACGTTTGGGTCATGAAAAATAGTCTGCCCGTGTGAACCAACGGCCTTAATGTGGCGATTAGTGAGGTCATTTTTTTTCAGGAAGCGGTTGATGTTATCGCTATAGAGTTGACCGAGTTCTGATTGTAGCTTGGCAAGCGAGTGTAGTGATACGTCACTACTTAAGTTTAGTGCATGTAACTCGTCTTTCAGTTCAGTCGGGTAGGGAATGGTGTCAAATACTAGGCATCTAATAGTGCGAGAGTCATCAGAAATTTCAGTCAGCGCAATGTCGACACCATCTAAGCTGGTACCTGACATTAACCCTAAGTAGAGAAAGCTACTCAAAGCGACTCGCTAGTTGCGTGTTTTGAGGGGTTAATCTGTCCAGTTGGCTATGCATCAAGGCAGCATACTCGACAAATTGCGTGCGGTACTTTTTCGGAACCGGCGCAGCGTCTGGGAATTTGACCTTCATGGGATCGACAAATCGACCATTAATGCGGAATTCATAGTGTAGATGAGGGCCAGTTGCTAACCCTGATTGCCCGATGTAACCAATGACTTGCCCTTGTTTTACCCATTGCCCTTGTTTGAATTTTCCAAAACGCGACATGTGAGCATAGACCGTGGTGTATTTCCCAGCATGTTTGATATAGATGACTCTACCGTAGCTATTGCTCCAGCCACGCTTGACGATCTGACCTTCACCCACTGCGTGAATTGGGGTGCCAACAGGTCCGCCATAGTCAACGCCACGGTGCGCGCGCCATTTTTTGAGTACTGGGTGGAATCTCATTGGTTTGTAAGTGGAGGTGATGCGCACATAGTCTACCGGGTTGCGCAGGAAGGCTTTCTTCAAGTTGTGTTTGTGGATATCGTAGTATCCGATGTTTTTACCCTTAGCGCTTCTAAGGAGGAATGCGGTGTGTTTGTCATCGCCCGCTGTTGTTACTTCTGCCGCTAAGATGTCACCATCGCCGACATATTGGCCGTCAATAAAACGTTGTTCGTAAATAACTTTGAATGGGTCGCCAGGGCGAAGCTGGCGGATAAAGTCAATTTCCCAATTGAAGATGTCGGCAAGATTCATAATGGTGTTTGCACTTAACCCTGCATCCTGGCCGCTTAAGTAAAAAGAGTGCTTGATCACGCCGGCGGTTGAGACTATTTTGGTTTCGACAGGGTGCTCAACGGCTTGAATTTTGAACCCTTCGTCAGAGCGTGTTAATTGATAGTGAAGCCCGCGAGTTCTTGGGTAGTCAATCTTTTGTAGTTCTCTGCTTTGATCAACCCAGATGTGTAAGGTGTCTCCAACACGGAGTTGGGTCAAGTAACGGCTATTCTTCAGTTTTTTGATTTCAAAGGCTGTAGCTGCGCTGATGCCTAGGCTATCCAGCGCCTCGGATAAAGAACCGTTTTTTGGAATCTTGACCGAGTATTTAGCCCATTTAGCTGAGCTAGTTTTGTTTGAGATATCAAGACCTAAAGAAGGGTCTAGTTGTGAGTGAAGTGGTGGTAGCGGTAAGGTTTGTTTCTCAAAGGGCTGGCTCGCATCAGAATTAAATGCATAGAGACTCACCAATAGGAGCGATGTGACGATAAACCCCAATTTTTTAATGAAAGCCTGCACGAGAGTGTTCTTACCTAACTGAAATTTTTGAATGTATGGTTTCTGATTATACTGAAAACCGGAATAGAATCTAGCGGAGTCAATTGTCAGATTGGCAAATTGATGCTATCTGACAGCAACTGTAATGAATAGTACGGATGTTGTTTGGCCTTTAAATTCCCCTTCTTTTTTTGAGCAGTCTGTCATTTGGTGCTTGTTCACTTTGCACCAGCTGCGAATATCCTTTTCGGCTCCCATATCTGTGCATTCAATAGTGATGGTATCACCCGACGCTGCATTGCGAATGGCTTGCTGCAGTTTGATCACCGGCATTGGACATCTAAGTCCTTTAGCGTCTATTGCGTAGTTTTCAGGCATTTTCTTCCTAATTTTGTGACTTTAAATTGGTATAATTATCAGAATTTTACGTGTCGAACACGAATAGAAACATTTTAAACGAAAAAACATCCCGAAACACTCAGATAGGAAACAATTCAAGTGTCTTCAAACGCAGCAACCGATATTTTAACTTTTCAAGGGTTAATCCAAACATTGCAAGCCTATTGGGCTGAACAAGGGTGCGTTATCATGCAGCCTTATGATAACGAAATGGGTGCAGGAACTTTTCACCCATCCACATTCCTAAGATCAATCGGGCCAGAGCCGTGGAGAGCGGCTTATGTGCAGCCTTGTCGCCGCCCGACAGATGGACGTTATGGTGAAAATCCTAACCGTTTGCAGCACTATT
This portion of the Hydrogenovibrio marinus genome encodes:
- a CDS encoding anhydro-N-acetylmuramic acid kinase, whose protein sequence is MSSFLYLGLMSGTSLDGVDIALTEISDDSRTIRCLVFDTIPYPTELKDELHALNLSSDVSLHSLAKLQSELGQLYSDNINRFLKKNDLTNRHIKAVGSHGQTIFHDPNVSMSIQIGHPAFIAKQTGIKTVADFRIDDMANGGQGAPLAPAFHKTLFQENNERLAIINLGGIANVSLLSENGNVIGADTGPANGLMDEICQRHLGINYDANGAIAASHNPDQTLLMKMLAEPYFAKAFPKSTGRDLFNLNWLNQFDTKHLSTEVLISTLNQLTVETLANAIRGFDVEKVILSGGGAENSTLKSRLQTALNVEVQTAFDYGVNPHAIEAMMMAWLADQRLNKKPVELQSITGASKASILGGVWLP
- a CDS encoding peptidoglycan DD-metalloendopeptidase family protein, which gives rise to MQAFIKKLGFIVTSLLLVSLYAFNSDASQPFEKQTLPLPPLHSQLDPSLGLDISNKTSSAKWAKYSVKIPKNGSLSEALDSLGISAATAFEIKKLKNSRYLTQLRVGDTLHIWVDQSRELQKIDYPRTRGLHYQLTRSDEGFKIQAVEHPVETKIVSTAGVIKHSFYLSGQDAGLSANTIMNLADIFNWEIDFIRQLRPGDPFKVIYEQRFIDGQYVGDGDILAAEVTTAGDDKHTAFLLRSAKGKNIGYYDIHKHNLKKAFLRNPVDYVRITSTYKPMRFHPVLKKWRAHRGVDYGGPVGTPIHAVGEGQIVKRGWSNSYGRVIYIKHAGKYTTVYAHMSRFGKFKQGQWVKQGQVIGYIGQSGLATGPHLHYEFRINGRFVDPMKVKFPDAAPVPKKYRTQFVEYAALMHSQLDRLTPQNTQLASRFE
- a CDS encoding sulfurtransferase TusA family protein → MPENYAIDAKGLRCPMPVIKLQQAIRNAASGDTITIECTDMGAEKDIRSWCKVNKHQMTDCSKKEGEFKGQTTSVLFITVAVR